In Acidobacteriota bacterium, the sequence CGTCGCGCCAGCTCTCCTCGCGGCCGGCCGCCGGCAGCGACGCCAGGAAGCGCTCCACCGGCGAGCGCAGCTCATCGGGCTCGAAGTTGCCCACCAGAATGAAGGTGAAGTCGCCGGCATCTCCGAAGCGATCGCGGTAGATGGCTTCGGCACGCCCGAGGTCGACGCGGTCGAGCATTTCCTGGGACGGTGGCTGGCTGCGCGGGTGGTCCTGGGTGAGGGCGGCGATCATGCGGTCGCCGAACACCGTGCCCGGGCTGGCGGCGCGATTCTCGAGCAGCGCCCGCCGGCGGGACAGATGGGTCGCCACCGCCGCGGCATCCACCCGCGGCGCCGTGAAGCGTAGGTAGACGAGCTCGAACATCTCCTCGAGGGCGCCCCCGGAAGCGGTCGCCGTCAAGCCCTCCTCGAGCTCGGTGATGAACACCTGGGCGCCGGCGGCCACCCCGGCCAGAGCTTTCGAAAGCTGGACCCGATCGAACTCGCCGAGACCGCCTTCGTCCATCAGGGTGGTGGCGAGCAAGCCTGAGGGCAAGTCTTCGTCGGCGACCAGGGAGTGGCCGCCCGGGCTGAAGCCGACCATCAAGATCTGATCGTTCTGGAAATCCGTCGGGCGCAGCAGCACCTTGGCGCCGTTGCTGAGGCGCCACTCGGTGAGGTCGATCTCGGCGACCCGCGACTCGGCGACGATGGTTCCCGGTTGCGGGCGTTCGGCGAGCAGAGGCCGATCGACCACGGAATCCTCGTAGGGCTCGATCTCGGCCTCGGCCACGGCGGCCAAAACGCCGGCGAGCTCGGCCTCGCCGGGCAGCTCCGCCGCCGCCGACTCCGGCGCCGTCACCACCACCACTCGGCTGCCGCGACGAATCCAACGATCACCCACCGCCTGGACTTCGGCGGCGGTGATCTCCGGCAGATAGCGGCGCACCAGGTCGACCTCGCGCGCAATCCCCGGAATCGGCTCGCCCTGCAGGAAGTGGCGGGTGTACTCCGAGGCAAACAGCGCCGACGGCGTCTTGGTGCGCTCGACCAAGGCCTGGTCGTAGAACAGCAAGACCTCCTCCTTGGCGCGCTCGAGCTCACCGGCGGTGATGCCGAAGCGGGTCGCCCGCTCGGCCTCCGTCAGGAGCGCCGCCAAACCCTTCTCGGCTCCTCCGGCCTCGACCCCCGCCGACAGCGAGAACAGACCACCGGCCCGCACCAGGCCGCCGCGCCCCGCGGAGGCCACCAAGAAGGGCGCCTCCGCCTCGCGGGCGGCGATCGCCAAGCGCTGATTGAAGATCCGCAGGTAGAGCAGCTCCACCAGGCCGCGGCGGTAGTCGCCATAGGTGCCATCGCCCTCCGGCGGCAGCTTGAAGTGCACCGCCACGGCGTTGGTGGAGATCTCGGGATCGGACTCGATCGAGAACAGGGTCTCCTCGTGGGCCGGCACCTCGAAGCTGGGTCGCGGCCTGGGATCCGCGACCGCGGCGAGGCGACCGAAGCGCTGCTCGATGGTGGCCTCGATGGCCGCCGGATCGAAGTCGCCGACGGCGATCACGGCCATCAGGTCGGGCCGGTACCAGTCGCGGTAGAAGCGCTCGAAGGCTTCCTTCGGCGCCGATTCGAGCACCGCGACCTCACCGATCGGCAGGCGCTCGATATGGCGCGAGCCCTGCAGCAGCACCGGCAGCTGCTTGTCCCGCAGCCGGGCACCGGCACCGCGGCCGAGGCGCCACTCTTCGATCACCACGCCGCGCTCCTTGTCGATCTCGGCGGGATCGAAAGCAATGCCGTGGGCCCAGTCTTCGAGGATCAAGAAGGCGCGATCGAGGATCAGGGGATCGTCCGTCGGCACCGTCAGCATGTAGATGGTCTCGTCGAAGGAGGTGGAGGCGTTGATATCGGGCCCGAAGCGCATCCCGATCGACTCCAGGTAGTCCACCAGCTCCTGCTCTTGAAAGTGGCGACTGCCGTTGAAGGCCATGTGCTCCAAGAAATGCGCCAATCCCCGCTGATCGTCTTCTTCGAGGAGCGAGCCCGCATCGACAACCAGACGAAGCTCGGCCCGGCCCTCGGGCTTGCCATTGGCCCGAATGATGTAGGTCAAACCGTTGTCGAGCTTGCCGACCCGCACCGCGGGATCCACCGGCAGCGGACTCTCCGCCGTCGGGGGAGCAACCGGCGCCGGAGCCAGGGATGTACAACCGAGAGCCAGGAAAATCGCCAACCCGGCCAACCACCGCAAATTCTTCAGCATCAAGGACACACCTCCGTTCGCACCAGATACGGACCGCCCGGAACGAGAGTTTCTCACCCTTCCGAAAGTCATGAGTTCGAAAATATGCTATACTCCGAGTATTCAATATCTCCGGAATTCCGAGACCACCGTGGTCTCGGTCAGGACTCGGACCTCTTTCCGCCGCGAGAGGGCGAGTTTGAGTGTTCTCTAGTCCGTGAAAGGAGAAACCATGTACAAGTCGACGAAGTGTTGGGCCTTCGGCATCGCCGTGCTCCTGCTGGTGGGAGCCCCGGTTCTGGCCGACGACATGATCTACCGTGGCGCCGACGTCTGGAGCACGACCGCTGGTGGATTCACCTACTCGACCTTCGAGCACGACCCAATCCCGGCCGACTTCTTCTGTGAAGGCTCGCTGCCGTTCACCGGCAACATCGCCTTCGAGGGTGCGCCCCTGGCCACCGAGCCGGCCCGCCAGCTCGGCACCGTCGACACCATCGTCGAGCGGCTCGACGACGCCCCCTTCGACCAGAACGGCGTCGCCGTGACCCGCATTCAGCTCCTCGCCATGTCGTTGGCCAGCCGTGACCTGCTCGAGAATGAGTGCGGCACCTACCATGTCGCCGTCAGCCTCGATGGCAAGCAGCCGATCACCGAGATGAAGATCTTCAAGGACTCGGACTTCGGTGGTAGCTACGAAGCCCCCCTCGAGCTGCGCATCAAGATGGTCTTCACGCCGGTCGCCGGCGAGGGCACGACGCGCGAGCTGAGCCGCGACATCTCCCTCGGCCCCGGCACCTTCTCCGTGTGGTCGCACCAGGAGCGTGATCTGCAGGCGGCCAAGGTCAAGGTCGACACCACCAACGACGGCATTCCCGATCAGTATCTTCCGGGTCCGTCGAACTTCGTGGCCGGCGTGGCACCGGTGGCCTTCACCGCCACCACCGCCGATCGCGCCAACTGCCCCTACACCTCCTGCCACTGCAACCCGGTGCCGACCGATTGGGACGCCATCAACGACCCCAACGAGTGGGTCTGCCATCCGAGCCACAAGCACTGCATCGACACCTACGTGCCGTGCCATCTGATTCCGGACCGCGACCGTCCGAGGTTCGAGCCCTACGACAACGAGCCGTACGAACACGAGGGAGAGGCCCTCTAGGACGACGAGGCCCCGCAGTGATTCCGGCGGCCCCTGCCCTGGGGCCGCCACTTCCCTTCTTCCCCATTCCCGGGGACCCGGCGGCCTTCAGCCGTCTGATAGCATTTCGCGCATGTGATGGTTGTTGTTCTCTGAAGGTAGTTCAGAAAGTGAGCTGATGAAGTCACCCCTTTGCCGATGGTGCGGCCTCCTCGCCCTCTTCCTCTTTCCTCCGAACCTGACCGCTGAATCGCCGCTGCTGCGCGGCAGTGCCAGCGGGTTTCCCAACGTTCCCCAGACCCCTGGAGCCCTGCTCAGCGGCCTCAACGCTCCCGAGCAAGGCCGCACGGCGATCATCGCGTACCACAACGGCCTGCTGTTCACCGTTCCGGAGCTACCCGCCAGCCAGCCGAACTCGGACTTTCAGGTGCGCACCTGGGACCTCTCCGATCCCAGCGATCCCCAGGTGACGAGCACCTTGGGGATCTCGCCGATGCCGATCAACGCCCACGGCTACTTGAAGAGCGGTGACTACCTGGTGATCGGTCCCAACTGGCCGCCGGAAGCTCCCTGGTCCTTCCGCGCCACCACTCCGGGAGTGGTCGAACGCACCAGCTTCCCGCAGCTCGATGGCGCCGGCGTGCGCGGCTCCCTGTTCCAGCCCTGGTTCGCCGGGCCGACCTACTGGTCCTACGGTGAAGTCGGCGGCGATGCCGTGCTCGCCCTACGCGGCACGGAGCTGGCGCGCTGGGACCACCTCGGGCTCACCGGCGTCGTCGGTCACCCCTTCATTCTCGGCGATTTGCTGATCTTCGCCTCCGACCAGAGCCGCACCGGCGTCGCCACCTACGACATCAGCGACCCATCCAATCCGGTGCTCCTCGACGTCCTCACCACCGGCGGTCCCGGTGGCTATTGGCCCGAGCTGTGGGGTGGCGACGGCAAGCTCTACGCCGTCTTCCCCTACCGCACCGGCGGCAACGGCATGCGGGTGGTCGACCTCACCGATCCCACCGATCTGCGCTTCGTCACCGATCGCTCGCTGCCGGGCGACGCCTCCATGTACATCCAGTTCCAGGACGAGTTCGCCTTCATGGGCAGCCACAAGGTCGACATGCGCACCTTCGAGTCGGTGCTCGACCTCGATGGCGCCAACACCGTGCGCACCAACGACGGCGGTACCGGCATCGACACCAGTCAATTCGCTCTCCCGATCGGCAATCTGCTGGTCACCGGCGGCGTCGGACCACACCAGGGAATGGCCATCTGGGCTCACCAGGCGGCACCGGACACGCGCGGACCGAGCGTCGGGTACCACATCCCCCGGGCCGGTCGTACCGGCTACCCGGTGGGAGCGCCGATCAGCCTGCTGATTCACGAGACCCTCGAGACCTCGACCCTGGTGAACGGCGTCACTTTCATCCTGCGACCGGTGGGCGGAGGCGCCGTTGGCGGCCGCTTGACCTTCGCCTTCGATGACGTCCTGACCTTCACGCCGGACCAACCCCTGCAGGCCGACACCACCTACGAGGTGATCCTGCCGGCGGGCGGCATCGAGGACGCCGCCGGCAACGGCATGGTCGGCTACTCCTTCAGCTTTTCCACCGGCTCCACCCTCGGCGGCAACGATCCGCCGAGCCTCGACAGCCTGACCGCCTCCGCTTACCCCTTGGCACCGGGCGAGAGCGTGACCTTGACCGCCAGCGGCAGTGATCCCGAGAGCGGCAGCCTCGAGTACCGCTTCGACTTCGGCGACGGCAGCCCCAAGACCGCCTGGTCGGCGACCCCTGCGGTGAGCCACACCTATGGCGCCAACGGCCACTATCAGGCCACCGCCCAGGTGCGCGACGCCGCCGGCTCGCTGGCCTCTCGGGCCCTCACCGTCACCGTCACCACCCCCGCCACCGGTCCCGCTCCGCAGGCCAGCGGAGCGCTGCTGTGCGACGTCGCCGGCCGCCGCGTCTGGACCGTCAACCCGGACAACGACTCGGTCTTCGCCCTCGATGCCGACTCCCTCACCGCCCAGGTCGAGACCGCCGTCTGCGATGGCCCACGCAGCCTCGCCCGTTCCGGCGCCGGCGAGATCTGGATCGCCTGCCGCGACGACGATACGGTGCGCATCCTCGGCCCCGGCGGCGGACTCCTCGAGACCCTCGGCCTGGGCTGGGGCAGCGCGCCGACGGGTATCGTCTTCTCGCCCGCCGGCGACACCGCCTACGTCGCCCTCGAGGGGCGCGGTGAAGTGCGCCGTTACAGCGCCAGTGGCCGCACTGAAACGGGCCGTCTCGAGGTCGGTCCGACACCCCGCGCCCTCACCGTCAGCGGCGATGGTCAGACCCTGCTGGTGACCCGCTTCCTCTCCGCCAAGGACTGGGCCGAAGTCTGGGAGATCGACGCCGCGGCCTTCACCCTTCGCCGCGCCCTGCGCCTACCCAAGCTCGGCGGTGATCTCCACCGCGACGGCACCGCCTCCGGCCGCGGCGTGCCCAACTACCTGACGGCGATCGCTCTCGCCCCCGACTCCGCTTCCGCCTGGGTGACCTCGAACAAGCCCAACAGCGAGCGTGGCCTGGTCTTCGCCAACGACCTCGACCAGGACAACACCGTTCGCAACCTCCTCACCCGGGTCGATCGCAGCAGCGGCGAGGTGGTCGACAGCCTCGACATCGACAACAGCGACTCGGCCAGCGCGATCGCCTACTCGCCCCTCGGGGACTACCTCTTCCTCACCCTGCAGGGCAACGACGAAGTCTTGATTCTCGACGCCCTGGCGGCGGAGGGCTCCGGCAGCCTGGCGAGCTTCGTCACTCGCCTGGCGGTGGGCTCCGCTCCCCAAGGGGTCTGCCTCGACGGGGCGACGGAGCGCACCTTCGTCAAGAACTTCCTCGGCCGCAGCCTGACCGTGCTCGAGACCTCTGGACTGTTGCGTCGCGGAGAGCGCACGGTGGCCACCAGCGAAGTCGCCACCGTCACCAGCGAGACCCTTTCGAGCGACGTCCTCGCCGGCAAGCGCATCTTCTACAACGCCTCCGACCGGCGGATGAGCGCCGAGGGCTACCTGAGCTGCGCCACCTGCCACCTCGACGGTGGCCATGACGGCCGGGTGTGGGACTTCACCGGCCGCGGCGAGGGATTCCGCAACACCACCAGCCTGCTGGGCCGCGGCGGCATGGCCCACGGCAACGTCCACTGGAGCGCCAACTTCGACGAGATCCAGGACTTCGAGAACGATGTCCGGGGCGCCTTCGGCGGCAGCGGCTTCATGGCGGACAGCGACTTCGACGCCACCTCGGACCCTCTCGGCGCCGCCAAGGCAGGCCTCAGCGCGGCCCTCGACCAGCTCGCCGCCTATGTCGCCTCGCTCGGCCGCTCGAGCCTGCCCCGCAGCCCCTACCGCGCCGAGGACGGCAACTTGACCGCCGCAGCCATCGCCGGACGCAACGTTTTTCGACAGCAGGGCTGCGATGCCTGCCATCTCGGGACCGCCTTCACCGACAGCACCCGCAGCAGCGCCACCCTGCACGATGTCGGAACCCTGCGCACGACCTCCGGCGACCGCCTCGGCAACCCGCTGACCGGCATCGATACACCGACCCTTCTCGGAGTGTGGGAGACCGCCCCCTACTTTCACGATGGCTCCGCGGCGAGCCTCGAAGAGGTCTTCGAGATCGCCGGCGGCGTCAACCTGCAGGCCGAGTCCGGCACCCCGACCAACGGCGCCCGTATCGTCGATCAGTATGTCGACCTCAACAACGACGACACCGTTCAGGGGCGCTCCTACGTCGAGCTCGATGGCAACGGCTCTCGCCTCACCCTCGCCGGCATCGACGGCGGCAGCGGTGGCGCCGGTGCCCTCGAGCTGCGCTACAGCTCGAGCGGCGAGCTCGAAGTCGAAGTCGCCGTCAACGGGACGATCCGCACCCTCACGCTGCCCGCGACCGGCAACGATCCCGGTTGGCGTCACACCAACTGGCGACGCCAGCGCCTGGCGGGCCTGAGCTTCAACGCCGGGACGACGAACACCGTAGAAATCGTAAAGCTGCCGTCGTTCCAGAGCCTCAGCCTCGACGCGCTGCTGGTCTCGACGGTCGATGATCTCGCCCGCGCCCAGCCTCACCGCCGGGTCTCGGGTCTGCCCCAGGGTGAGGTCGACGCATTGCTCGCCTATCTCCGCCAGCTCGATCGCCGGCCGGAGCTCAACCCGGGGTCGACCCTGCTGGTCGACGGCTTCGAATCGGGAAACACTTCCGCCTGGTCGGCAACGGTCCAGTAGACGACAGAGGCCAAGGAATCATGAAAACCCAACCCACCGCCCTCATCTGGCGCCGACGGCTGCTCTACGGTGCCGTGACGGCGGTCATCGTGGCGTCTTTTCTGGCCCAGATTCTGCGCGGCGAGTGCCCGGTGCCGTAGGGGCCGGCGCGCTTCAGGAAGGCACGATACCGCTCGGGCCGCTGGTCGGCGCGATGCAGCGCAGCACCAGGAAGGTGGCGTCGTCGCCCGGCGCCTCCTGCAGCCCGGCCGCCCGCGACAGGGCATCGACGATCGTCTGCGGCTCTTCCTCCGCCAGGCCGTCGAACAGCTCCCGCGTGCGCTCGTAGCCCAGCGGCTCGCCGTCGGCGTCGAGTTGCTCCGGCAGGCCATCGGTGATCAGCAGCAGCGTGTCACCGGTCTCGAGGCGCAGCCTCGCCTCGCGGTACGGAAAGCCTTTCATCGCTCCCAGGGGCGTGCCCGGCAGCACGAGCTCTTCGGTCTCCCGGCGCGCCGCCCGATGTAGGAAGGCCGGCGGCATGCCGGCCGCCGACAGCACCAGGTCCCGACCGGCGACAGAGGCGACGCACAAGGACATGGCGCGCCGCCCCAGGCCCATCGCCTTGATGGTCTCCGTCGATTCCTGCAGGAAGACCGCCGGCGTGATTTCGGGCCGAGCCGCCACGAACAGACTCTTGACCACCGTCACCATGGTGCCGGCGGCGGCGCCATGGCCGGTGGCATCGCCGATGGCGAGCAGCAAGCGGCCATCGGGCAAAGCCCGAAAATCGTAGTAGTCGCCGCCGACCTCGGTCGCCGTGGTCATGGCGACGGCGATCTCGAAATGGCGCAGCGCCGGCATGCGGGCCGGCAGCAACGAAAGCTGGAAGCGACGCGCCTCTTCGAGCTCCTCGCTCTTGCGATCGTGCTCGGCCGCCAGCAGGCGAGACTCGAGCTCCGCCTCCTTGCGTTCACGCTCCTGGGACAACAGGCGCTGCTGGTGATCGCCGAGGTCCGAAGCCATGCGATTGAAGGTCTGCGCCAGGCTGCCGATCTCGTCCTTCGAGCGCACCGGAACGCGCACCGTCAGGTCACCTCGCGCCAGCCGCTGGGCGCCGTCACCGAGTTGCTCGATGGAGCGGCTCATGCGGCTCGCGATCGGCAGGATACTGCCGATGCACAGGCCGATGACCACCAGGCCGTAGCCGAAATTGCGCGCCGCCGTCAGGCGGAGCTCGTCGAGGGAGCGCTGGATCGGCCGCGCGATGCCGTAGCGCACCCCCGACCGGCGGTCCTGGCGCGACGCCACCACCCAGCCCGGGTGGCCATCGTCGATGAGCTCCTGAACCCGCTCCCGATCGCTGCCGTCGAGCGTCAAGACGGTGCCATCGGCCTGCACCGCGAATGCGATCTCGCCGGCTTCGCGGCGCGTCTCGGAGACCACCGCCGGAAAGATCTCGGAAAGGCGGAGACTGGCCCGGACGTGGCCGACCACTTCGTCGCCCCGGCGCAGCGGAGTGCCGACCATCCGCCCCGGCAGCGGCGCCTCGCCATCGGGCAAGGCGAGACCTTCGAGGCGCAGGTCCTCGTGCCGCAGGGCCGGCGGCGGTGGTGTTCCGGAGCGCAGTTGCTCGGCCACCGCGCGGCCTCGTTCCGCCAACAGCGCCTGGGCCGCCTGCACGACCCGCTCGACCTCCTCCTCCACCTCGTCCAGGCTTTCGAGATCTTCGAGGCCTTCGAGCTTGGCGAGATCTTCGAGCTCCACCCGCATGCGGCTCGGCAACGAAGGCCGGTCCATCACCAGCTCGAGGGAGTCGACCAAGGCCATCCGCTCGCCGAGCAGCTCGCCGAGGCGACGACGCAGCTCGAGGCCATCGCCCTCCTCCGACTGCAGCCAGATTTCCGGTGGAATCTCGGCCAGGGCCGGGAGCTGGCGGTCGAGCTGGTCCGAGACCTCGTCCACCCGCCGCTCCATGCGGGCGGCGATCTCGTCCGCCTCGGACTCGACGGCCCGCTCGAGGGCCCGCTGGGAGTTGAAGTAGGAAAAGGACACGACGATGGCCAATGGCACCACCGACGACAGCAGCAACATCAGTGTCAGCTTGGTTCGCAGTCGCAACGCCCGCCCCTCGGTCGAACCGGCGAAAAACCCGGTCGGCCGTAGTTACGACCGACTCGGGAGATTGTTTATCCGGCCGCGGCGGTGGCCGGCGCTCGGCTACACCAGCTCGGGGTCGGTGAGGATCTCCACCAGGCTCGGGCCGCGATGGGCGAAGGCGCGCTCGAAGGCGCCATCGAGCTCGCCGGCGGTCTTCACCTGCAGGCCCTGGGCACCGCAGAGCTCGGCGTAGGCGGCGAAGCTGGGATTGTGCAGCGAGGTCTGCCAGACGTCCCAGTTGCCGGCCCGCTGCTCTTTGCTGATCTTGCCGAGCTGGCTGTTGTTGAGCAGCACATGGGTGATGTTCATGCCGTACTTGACGGCGGTGGTGAGCTCGGCCAAGTACTGCCCGAAGCCACCATCACCGGACACCGAGATCACCGACCGGCCGGCGAAGTCTGAATCCGCCTCCTGGGTGGCCGCCCAGGCCCCCATCGCCGCCGGGAAGGAGAACCCGATCGAGCCGAGGTAGCCGGACATCAGGACGGCCTGCCGACGGCATTCGAAGTAGCGCCCGAAGGAGTAGGTGTTGTTGCCGACGTCGACGGCGATGATGGCATCCTCGGCGGCCTGTCGAGTGAGGGCCGAAAAGACCGCCGCCGAGTGCACTCCCTCGCCCCGCTCTTCGTTCTCGCGGCGCGCCTTCTCGGCGCGCCAGATGGCCCAACGCTCAGCGATCTCGGCCCGCGGGTCGAGGCTCGCCGCACGGCCCCCGAGGCGCTGCCGAAGCAACTGGGCGGTCACTCCGATCTCTCCCCACACGGGCACCTTGACGGCGTGGAACTTGCCCAGGATCATCGGGTCGTAGTCGACCTGGATGATCGGCCGTTTGGGAGTGATCCCGGTGTGGTTCGAGAAGCTCGCTCCAAAGACCAGCAGCGAATCGGACTCGTTCATGAAGTAGGACGCCACCGGCGTACCGCTGCGCCCGAGGACACCGCAGGCCAGGGGATGATCGTCGGCGATCTGGCCCTTGCCCTTGAAGGTGGTGAGCACCGGGGCGTCGAGCTCCTCGGCCAGGGCCAGGACCTCGGCCATACGGAATCGCGCCCCGTGGCCAACGATGATCACCGGTCGCCGGGACGCCCGCAGCACCGCCAGCGCCTGCTCCACGGACTCCTCCGGCGGAGCGATCTCGCGCGGCGTCAGGCGACCTTCCGGGCTCGACGAGCGCACCCCCTCGGCCGGCATGGTCTGGACTTCGTCCGGAAAGATCAGGTGGGAGACGCCGCGATTGAGGATGGCACTCTTCATCGCCAGGTTGACCAGCTCGGCGGGCTTGCTGTCGTGCAGTAAGGGCTGGGACCACTGCGCCACCTTGCCGAAGGCACCCTGCTGGTCGATCTCCTGGAAGGCCCCGGGACCGAGCACCTGGGTATCCACCTGCCCGGTGAGGGCGAGCACCGGCGCACGATCGACGTTGGCGTCCCACAGGCCGGTGAGAAGGTTGGTCGCCCCGGGGCCGGCGATGGCGAGACAGGCGGCCGGCCGGCCGGTGAGCTTGCCGTAGGCGGAGCAGGCGAAGGAAGCGGCCCCTTCGTGGCGGATGCCGTAATAGGTCAGGCCGCCAGCCACCTCCTGCCGGCGCAGGGCGTCGGCGAGGCCGAGGTTGGAGTGGCCGACCATGCCGAAGACCTGGCGAATGCCCCAGGCAACCATGGTCTCGGCCACCACGTCGGTGACCGTCCGCACGTGAGGCTCTTCGAGCTGGAGCTGCACGTAGACGCCGTCGTCCCGCACATCCACCGGAAAGGTCTCGACACCGTCATCGAAGCCCGGCGCCTTGCCGCTCAGCGGATGGTAGTCCCAACCGTGCCAGGGACAGCGCAGATTACCGTTCTCGATCGAGCCCTCGCCGAGCGGCCCGCCCTGATGGGGGCAGCGGTTGTCGAGGGCACCGTAGCGCCCCTCGAAGTGGGTCATGCAAACGGTGCGGTGGGAGCAGGTGACGGGCTTGACCCGCCCCTCCGGTAGCTCGCCGTGATCGAGCACCTTGAGCCAGCGAACCGCCGTCGGCGTGGATTCGTTCATCGCGGTGGTTCCTCCCCTCGCCGCTTCTGCCCGCGGCGCTCGGCCTGACCTCCGGCGCCTTCGAGGCTCGCGGCCAATTCAAAGACATCTACCCGGAGAAGACCGTACTACAGCGTTCTCGCGGGAGCAAAACGGGTTCTCCGAGGGGCGTTCGGCAGGGCGGACCCGCCGCATAGGCGAGGGCGATCCGCGGCCCGTCGATCACCACCTCACACTGGCTGACGGTGCGCGCATCGAGCCGGTGCATGCAGGGCGAAAGGGGACCGCGGGCGGGCCGATGGCTGCGCTGAAAGGCGGTCATGGCGGCGTCCGCCTCGGCACCCCCGGCAGCCTTCGAAAGCCGTTCCAGGAAGAGCCTCTGGCGGGCCGCCCGAGCCGCCGGCTCATCAAAGGAAGAGGAGGCGAGGAGGGGCTGTGGAGGCGATGCCAAGGGGGAGAGGCCGCGACCGTCGGAGGTCGCCACCCGGGCGCTTCCGTCGGCCGCCACGCAGAGCAGAGTGAAGGGCCGAAAGCTCTGCGCCTCGATGGCGGCCAGGCGCTCCGCGGCACCGGCGAAGGCACGCACGTCGGCCAAACCATCGACAATCCAGCCCCGGCTCTCGCGACGGCCCCAGCCGCCCGCCGGCGGCGCCACCTCACGGTTCAGCAAGCAAACCGTCCAACCGCAGTCGTTGACCGCCAGCCAAGTCCCACCGCGGTCGCCGTCGATCGGTGCCAACACCTGCCGCTCGCCGACCCGCCGCCGCCGCGGCGGCTCCGCTGGCCGGCGAGTGCGCAGCTCGTCGCGATTGAAAATCAGCCGATAACCGCCATCCCGTCGCGCCCAGATCACCGTACACATAGGGGCTGCATTCTAAAGGCCACCGTCGCTAACCGGGAACCTCGCCCGGCGATGGTCGCCACGGACACCAGCCGATCACCCGCCATCCTCGACCAGGGTGCAGCGAATACCTCAAGACAACGTCACCAGAGGACCCCGAAGAGTGCCGATCAACACCTCTCCCTATGCTAGAGTGCCGGCGGTAGATGGCCTACATTCCGCGAGCAAATCCTCCCTCCACGCGGTGAGCCCGGCGAGCTCGCAGGGGTCGCAGACTATGGAAATCTCATGCTCCCGATCGTGAACTGGATGATCGCCGGCCTCCAGCTCTACCTCGCCCTCGGGCTGATTTTCGGGCTGCTCTTCGTCCTGCGCGGCGCCGCCACCATCGATCCCGCCGCACGCGGCGCGACCTGGGGCTTCAAGGTCGCCATCCTGCCCGCCGTCGCCGCCCTCTGGCCTTATCTCCTGCTGCGCTGGCGGCGGCGCACTCCGCCTCCGGAAGAGAGCTCACCGCACCGCTGCGCGGCTCGTCGGAGTACCCCTTGATCCGCCCCCTGCGCCGGCGTCACCGACTGATGATCGGATTGCTGGCAGTGAGCCTCCCGATCGCTTTCGCCCTCGCCCTCGGCGCCCGGCCGGATTTTCCCCGCAGCGCCGTGGCGATTTCCCCGCCGGCGCTCGGTGACGATCTCTTCCCCGACCTCGAGGTCGCCGTACGCCCGCTCTCCGGCGGCGCCCGGCTGCTGGTCGACGGAGCCGACAGCAACCACCCGGAGCTCCTCCTCTACCTCAGCTCGACTCCCGCGGCAGGGTTCGAGCTGCCGGCCGCTGCCCACCTGCTGGGGCCGGGTCAAGGGCTGCCGCCGCGCCTTCTCGACCTACCGCCGGACGCCCGGGGAACGCTGCTGCTCTACAGCCTGGGCCACGGCCGCGTCATCGCGCAGCAATCCTGGCCGGGGGAGACGTCACCATGAGCCATGCCTACAAAGCGGTCGGCTGGAATCGCCAGAAGAAGGTCTACGACCTCACCCTGATCGGCGGCGTCGTCGCCTACCTCGCCCTGTTCGTCGTCCTGGGAGGCGTGCTCAAGCCCGAAGCGACGATCGAGACCCTGCTGATTCGAGCCCTCGGCACCGGTGCCTTGATGCTGCTCCACATCATCCTCGCCATCGGTCCCCTCAGTCGCCTCGACCGGCGCTTTCTGCCGTGGCTCTACAACCGCCGCCACCTCGGCGTGACCATGTTCTTCCTCGCCCTCGGCCACGGCGGCTTCTCGATCC encodes:
- a CDS encoding Ig-like domain-containing protein encodes the protein MKSPLCRWCGLLALFLFPPNLTAESPLLRGSASGFPNVPQTPGALLSGLNAPEQGRTAIIAYHNGLLFTVPELPASQPNSDFQVRTWDLSDPSDPQVTSTLGISPMPINAHGYLKSGDYLVIGPNWPPEAPWSFRATTPGVVERTSFPQLDGAGVRGSLFQPWFAGPTYWSYGEVGGDAVLALRGTELARWDHLGLTGVVGHPFILGDLLIFASDQSRTGVATYDISDPSNPVLLDVLTTGGPGGYWPELWGGDGKLYAVFPYRTGGNGMRVVDLTDPTDLRFVTDRSLPGDASMYIQFQDEFAFMGSHKVDMRTFESVLDLDGANTVRTNDGGTGIDTSQFALPIGNLLVTGGVGPHQGMAIWAHQAAPDTRGPSVGYHIPRAGRTGYPVGAPISLLIHETLETSTLVNGVTFILRPVGGGAVGGRLTFAFDDVLTFTPDQPLQADTTYEVILPAGGIEDAAGNGMVGYSFSFSTGSTLGGNDPPSLDSLTASAYPLAPGESVTLTASGSDPESGSLEYRFDFGDGSPKTAWSATPAVSHTYGANGHYQATAQVRDAAGSLASRALTVTVTTPATGPAPQASGALLCDVAGRRVWTVNPDNDSVFALDADSLTAQVETAVCDGPRSLARSGAGEIWIACRDDDTVRILGPGGGLLETLGLGWGSAPTGIVFSPAGDTAYVALEGRGEVRRYSASGRTETGRLEVGPTPRALTVSGDGQTLLVTRFLSAKDWAEVWEIDAAAFTLRRALRLPKLGGDLHRDGTASGRGVPNYLTAIALAPDSASAWVTSNKPNSERGLVFANDLDQDNTVRNLLTRVDRSSGEVVDSLDIDNSDSASAIAYSPLGDYLFLTLQGNDEVLILDALAAEGSGSLASFVTRLAVGSAPQGVCLDGATERTFVKNFLGRSLTVLETSGLLRRGERTVATSEVATVTSETLSSDVLAGKRIFYNASDRRMSAEGYLSCATCHLDGGHDGRVWDFTGRGEGFRNTTSLLGRGGMAHGNVHWSANFDEIQDFENDVRGAFGGSGFMADSDFDATSDPLGAAKAGLSAALDQLAAYVASLGRSSLPRSPYRAEDGNLTAAAIAGRNVFRQQGCDACHLGTAFTDSTRSSATLHDVGTLRTTSGDRLGNPLTGIDTPTLLGVWETAPYFHDGSAASLEEVFEIAGGVNLQAESGTPTNGARIVDQYVDLNNDDTVQGRSYVELDGNGSRLTLAGIDGGSGGAGALELRYSSSGELEVEVAVNGTIRTLTLPATGNDPGWRHTNWRRQRLAGLSFNAGTTNTVEIVKLPSFQSLSLDALLVSTVDDLARAQPHRRVSGLPQGEVDALLAYLRQLDRRPELNPGSTLLVDGFESGNTSAWSATVQ
- a CDS encoding SpoIIE family protein phosphatase, with amino-acid sequence MRLRTKLTLMLLLSSVVPLAIVVSFSYFNSQRALERAVESEADEIAARMERRVDEVSDQLDRQLPALAEIPPEIWLQSEEGDGLELRRRLGELLGERMALVDSLELVMDRPSLPSRMRVELEDLAKLEGLEDLESLDEVEEEVERVVQAAQALLAERGRAVAEQLRSGTPPPPALRHEDLRLEGLALPDGEAPLPGRMVGTPLRRGDEVVGHVRASLRLSEIFPAVVSETRREAGEIAFAVQADGTVLTLDGSDRERVQELIDDGHPGWVVASRQDRRSGVRYGIARPIQRSLDELRLTAARNFGYGLVVIGLCIGSILPIASRMSRSIEQLGDGAQRLARGDLTVRVPVRSKDEIGSLAQTFNRMASDLGDHQQRLLSQERERKEAELESRLLAAEHDRKSEELEEARRFQLSLLPARMPALRHFEIAVAMTTATEVGGDYYDFRALPDGRLLLAIGDATGHGAAAGTMVTVVKSLFVAARPEITPAVFLQESTETIKAMGLGRRAMSLCVASVAGRDLVLSAAGMPPAFLHRAARRETEELVLPGTPLGAMKGFPYREARLRLETGDTLLLITDGLPEQLDADGEPLGYERTRELFDGLAEEEPQTIVDALSRAAGLQEAPGDDATFLVLRCIAPTSGPSGIVPS